The following nucleotide sequence is from Deinococcus seoulensis.
CTGTTCTTCGTCACCCTGGGCGCCCTGGGCAGCGGCACCAGCATCCTCATCGCCCGCCGCGCCGGAGCCAGCGACCAGACCGGCGTGAACCACACCCTGACCGTCAGCGTCGCCACCAGCGTCCTCGCCGCGGCCCTCCTGACCGTCCCGGTCGTCCTGGGCGCCGGAACCCTCCTCGCACTGGCCGGTGGTGAGCCAGCCGTCACCCGCGCCGCCACCCCCTACATGCAGGTCAGCATGCTCGCCCTGATCCCCGGCAGCCTCGGCTGGATCCTCAGCGGCGCCCTGCGCTCCCTCGGGCACGCCCGCACCCCGCTGGTCGTCACGTCCGTCACCGTCGTCGTCGAGAGCCTCCTGGCGTACGGCCTGGTGTTCGGCACCGGCCCCCTCCCGCAACTCGGGGTGGTCGGCGCCGCCTGGGCACTGGTGATCGCCAACACCCTGAAAGTCGCGCTGCTCGCCTACCAGATCTACGGCCCCCGCCACCTCGCCGCACTCACGCTGCCCCCCCGGCCCGCGTGGCGGTCCATCGCCGCGCCCCTCCTGACCATCAGCGCGCCCATCGCGTTTACCGAGTTCGCCTGGAGTCTCGGCGGATTCCTGTACGCCGCCGTGTTCGCCCGCGTCGGCACCGCCGCCCTGGCCGCCAGTCAGATCGTCGGGACGCTCGAAGGCATCTTCATCGTCGGGTCGTTCGGCCTGATGAGCGCCGCCACCGTCTTCATCGGCCGC
It contains:
- a CDS encoding MATE family efflux transporter encodes the protein MSSVPAPSPTTESIKSPGREIAAIAVPVSLEMVIQLVLTFINQIIVGTLGAVAVAAVGLSGSLGFLFFVTLGALGSGTSILIARRAGASDQTGVNHTLTVSVATSVLAAALLTVPVVLGAGTLLALAGGEPAVTRAATPYMQVSMLALIPGSLGWILSGALRSLGHARTPLVVTSVTVVVESLLAYGLVFGTGPLPQLGVVGAAWALVIANTLKVALLAYQIYGPRHLAALTLPPRPAWRSIAAPLLTISAPIAFTEFAWSLGGFLYAAVFARVGTAALAASQIVGTLEGIFIVGSFGLMSAATVFIGRSLGAGDAAAAQRWLSRIGRAGIVTGLGFGVLFAASALTVPGLFPKVGADVHHIALFGILISAVTQVVKVRNMIIGGGVLPGAADGKGVIIGDVVGAFVVGLPLAIGLGLYSPLGVWGVFLARSAEEVVKVLIFEWRRRRIDWDRLATEQRGKEVAAAH